From a region of the Candidatus Dependentiae bacterium genome:
- the pheS gene encoding phenylalanine--tRNA ligase subunit alpha translates to MDDLKQKITNIKKEFEEQINYATEEKHLENIRIAFLGRKGKITSLIASFKMLPVEQKREWGPLLQELKQFCQSLYTKKQVSLKQATGSSQQKKKLHFDVTAYKPNQQYGSLHIYTHLTQKLEDIFISMGYKRADGTEIETDYYNFSALNIPENHPARDMHDTFWLTIPGMLMRTHTSTIQIHAMEQQELPLALFAPGRAYRNEATDASHNFMFMQVEGLFVDKNVSMAHLLGTAQAFLQNIFGKNDLNIRVRPGYFPFVEPGVEIDCSCPFCSNGCSVCKHTTWIELLGAGLVHPNVLDSCGIDSSIYSGFAFGMGLERLAMILYRINDIRLFHSNSLNFLTQF, encoded by the coding sequence ATGGACGATTTAAAACAAAAAATAACGAATATAAAAAAAGAATTTGAAGAGCAAATCAATTATGCCACTGAAGAAAAGCACCTTGAAAATATCAGAATCGCTTTTCTTGGACGCAAGGGAAAAATAACTTCTTTGATAGCCAGCTTCAAAATGTTACCCGTAGAACAAAAACGAGAATGGGGGCCCCTACTCCAAGAACTCAAACAATTTTGCCAATCACTTTACACAAAAAAACAAGTATCGCTAAAACAAGCAACAGGCAGCAGCCAACAAAAGAAAAAACTTCACTTTGATGTAACAGCATACAAACCAAACCAGCAATATGGTAGCCTGCACATTTATACACACCTTACTCAGAAATTAGAAGACATTTTTATCAGCATGGGATACAAACGTGCTGATGGCACAGAAATTGAAACTGATTACTATAATTTTAGCGCACTAAATATTCCAGAAAACCATCCGGCACGAGATATGCATGATACATTTTGGCTCACTATTCCTGGCATGCTTATGCGCACGCATACTTCCACTATACAAATCCATGCAATGGAGCAACAAGAATTGCCGCTTGCACTTTTTGCACCTGGTCGAGCATATCGTAACGAGGCAACCGATGCTTCACACAATTTTATGTTTATGCAAGTCGAAGGTTTATTCGTTGATAAAAACGTTTCTATGGCACATTTACTTGGTACCGCACAAGCATTTTTGCAAAACATATTTGGAAAAAATGACTTAAACATTCGCGTTCGCCCTGGATATTTTCCATTTGTCGAACCAGGAGTCGAAATTGATTGTTCTTGTCCATTTTGTTCTAATGGATGTTCTGTATGCAAACATACTACATGGATTGAGCTACTTGGCGCTGGACTTGTACACCCAAATGTTCTAGACTCCTGTGGAATTGATTCATCTATCTATTCAGGATTTGCTTTTGGTATGGGACTTGAGCGTTTGGCTATGATTCTTTATAGAATAAACGATATAC
- the dnaE gene encoding DNA polymerase III subunit alpha — MEKHFTHLHLHTDFSLLDGAISLDRLISFGKEQQWRSLAITDHGNIFGAVKFFQKCKKANIKPILGMEAYLTEDVAIKQIDKKYYHLILLVQNEIGYKNLCKLISFAYQKGFYFKPRIDYNTLQEYSEGLIATSACLGGHIPQLLKHSKTKEANTQIDWFLKYFGEERFYLEVQPEDQDEQKVLNQQLFDISKIRGVKTVATGDCHFPTLADHEAHEVMLSIQTHGKITDPNRYSFGDCRVYMRTTQQMLEEFKGHEEAIWQAGEIADMCNFDFETGKLFFPKFDIPDQKSPEEHFKFLCQRGLQKLIDKKRIDNVQKNVYQARLYEEMNLIIDMGFVGYFLVVSDFIQWARAKKIPVGPGRGSAAGSLVAWCLEITNIDPLKYNLLFERFLNPERVTMPDIDIDFCIEGRDVVIGYVRDKYGHDKVCQIITFGTMMAKGVIKDVARALGFSFEDSNAITSLIPDQLKITLKQALEQEPRLQELIDNNPKAQKLFDLAFRLEGLTRHASKHAAGIVISPEPVDEVLPVYVPPKTAELVTQYAMTELESLGFLKIDFLGLKNLTLVDRAVTLIKKNHSVDINIDMLHLDDRKTFELICAGKTSGVFQLESEGLKEVLRKLQPETFEDIIAVNALYRPGPLGSGMVDDFIERKHGRQKITYLFKELEPILKPTYGVIVYQEQVMKIASTIAGYSLGQSDILRRAMGKKKVEVMKEQRALFLDGAQKNGFDKQKAGELFDLMAYFAGYGFNKSHSAAYGLIAYQTAYLKANYPAEFMACLISLEATSADKMSFYLQEAKDMGLEIIPPNINRSEVDFTVVDGKIIFGLQGIKSVGHASLDNIIATRKKKLFIDLLDFCTQIDLRTSNKRVIEHLIYAGAFDHLPGNRAQQHKELSRIIELALEKKKAELTGQMGLFINNGEKKDEPDLYTYQPLAEWTDKEKLEKEQDVVGFYLSSHPLETYRTQINWFAPTAITDILTHTQTYNQQQEPLALTCGLLKSKKEIITKKGDRMAFVQLEDMSGVAEIILFPKIFQSVEQWLTSEYHVFVAKGFVDLTTTQKCKIKANEFMPIELILKEWKQIFKASLTLPNTFDTTLLKNLEETLVDGSIPLEILFCENGKNLCLITNKKIALDDNTLYTLAKHNISAQIKL, encoded by the coding sequence ATGGAAAAACATTTTACCCATTTACATTTACATACAGATTTTTCGCTTTTAGACGGTGCTATCAGCCTTGATCGACTGATATCCTTTGGCAAAGAACAACAATGGAGATCACTTGCCATCACTGATCACGGCAATATTTTCGGTGCCGTTAAATTTTTTCAAAAATGTAAAAAAGCTAATATCAAGCCAATTTTAGGTATGGAAGCATACTTAACCGAAGATGTAGCAATAAAACAAATTGATAAAAAGTATTATCATTTGATTTTGCTAGTTCAAAATGAAATTGGGTATAAAAATTTATGCAAATTAATTTCTTTTGCATATCAAAAAGGTTTTTATTTCAAGCCACGTATTGATTACAATACTCTACAAGAATACTCAGAAGGTCTGATCGCAACATCTGCGTGCCTGGGTGGTCATATTCCACAATTATTAAAACATAGTAAAACTAAAGAAGCAAACACACAAATTGATTGGTTTTTAAAATATTTTGGTGAAGAGCGTTTTTACCTTGAAGTACAACCAGAAGATCAAGATGAACAAAAAGTATTAAATCAACAACTGTTTGATATCAGCAAAATACGCGGTGTTAAAACTGTTGCTACTGGAGATTGCCATTTTCCCACCCTTGCGGATCACGAAGCACACGAAGTAATGCTTTCTATTCAAACACACGGCAAAATAACCGATCCAAACCGCTATAGTTTTGGCGATTGCCGAGTCTATATGCGTACTACACAGCAGATGCTTGAAGAATTCAAAGGACACGAAGAAGCCATTTGGCAAGCTGGTGAGATTGCTGATATGTGTAATTTTGACTTTGAAACAGGCAAATTATTTTTCCCCAAGTTTGATATTCCTGATCAAAAAAGTCCTGAAGAACATTTTAAGTTTTTATGCCAACGTGGTTTACAGAAATTAATTGATAAAAAACGTATTGATAATGTTCAGAAAAATGTTTATCAAGCACGCCTTTATGAAGAAATGAATCTAATTATCGATATGGGTTTTGTCGGCTACTTTTTAGTAGTAAGTGATTTTATTCAATGGGCACGTGCAAAAAAAATTCCCGTTGGCCCAGGACGTGGATCTGCTGCTGGTTCACTTGTTGCCTGGTGTTTAGAAATAACCAACATCGACCCACTTAAATATAATTTACTTTTTGAAAGATTTTTGAATCCTGAGCGTGTGACAATGCCTGATATTGATATCGATTTCTGTATTGAAGGACGGGATGTTGTTATTGGTTACGTTCGCGATAAATACGGACATGATAAAGTTTGCCAAATTATTACTTTTGGTACAATGATGGCAAAAGGTGTAATTAAGGATGTAGCACGTGCACTTGGTTTTTCTTTTGAAGATTCTAATGCTATCACCTCTTTGATTCCTGATCAACTTAAAATTACCCTCAAACAAGCACTTGAGCAAGAGCCACGATTGCAAGAATTAATCGACAATAATCCAAAAGCTCAAAAATTATTTGATCTCGCATTTCGCCTTGAAGGGTTAACACGCCATGCATCAAAACACGCTGCCGGTATTGTGATCTCACCTGAGCCAGTTGATGAAGTACTACCGGTATATGTACCACCAAAAACAGCTGAATTAGTCACACAATATGCGATGACAGAACTTGAGAGTCTTGGTTTTCTGAAGATTGATTTTTTGGGACTCAAAAACTTAACACTTGTCGATCGCGCCGTTACGTTAATCAAAAAAAACCACAGTGTTGATATTAATATTGATATGCTACACCTTGATGACAGAAAAACATTTGAGCTTATTTGTGCGGGTAAAACATCTGGTGTATTCCAACTAGAATCTGAAGGTTTAAAAGAAGTGTTACGCAAACTGCAACCAGAAACATTTGAAGATATTATTGCTGTAAATGCATTGTATCGCCCTGGCCCACTTGGCTCTGGAATGGTAGATGATTTTATTGAGCGTAAACATGGACGACAAAAAATTACCTATCTATTTAAAGAACTCGAGCCTATCTTAAAACCAACTTATGGTGTTATTGTTTATCAAGAACAAGTTATGAAAATTGCTTCAACTATTGCGGGATATTCACTTGGACAATCCGATATCTTACGCCGTGCAATGGGCAAGAAAAAAGTTGAGGTGATGAAAGAGCAACGAGCACTCTTTTTAGATGGTGCACAAAAAAATGGCTTTGATAAACAAAAAGCTGGTGAGCTTTTTGACTTGATGGCCTACTTTGCAGGATACGGTTTCAACAAATCACACTCGGCAGCATATGGATTAATCGCATATCAAACAGCATATTTAAAAGCAAATTATCCTGCTGAGTTTATGGCATGCTTGATATCACTTGAGGCAACCAGTGCAGATAAAATGTCTTTTTATTTACAAGAAGCAAAAGATATGGGATTAGAGATTATTCCACCCAATATTAACCGCTCAGAAGTTGATTTCACGGTTGTTGATGGCAAAATAATTTTTGGATTACAGGGTATTAAGAGTGTTGGGCACGCTTCACTTGACAATATCATTGCAACACGGAAGAAAAAACTCTTTATTGATTTGCTTGATTTCTGTACTCAAATTGATTTACGAACCTCAAATAAGCGTGTGATTGAACATTTGATCTATGCTGGTGCGTTTGATCATTTGCCAGGTAATCGAGCACAACAGCATAAGGAGCTTTCTCGTATTATCGAGCTTGCATTAGAAAAAAAGAAAGCAGAGCTCACTGGACAAATGGGTTTATTTATCAATAATGGTGAAAAAAAAGATGAACCAGATTTATATACCTATCAACCACTTGCTGAATGGACAGACAAAGAAAAGTTAGAAAAAGAGCAAGATGTTGTTGGGTTCTATTTAAGCTCTCATCCACTTGAGACATATCGCACACAAATAAATTGGTTTGCTCCAACAGCCATCACAGACATTCTTACACATACACAAACGTACAACCAACAACAAGAACCGTTAGCACTTACTTGCGGATTGCTCAAAAGCAAAAAGGAGATAATAACTAAAAAAGGTGACCGCATGGCCTTTGTCCAACTTGAAGATATGTCTGGTGTTGCTGAAATCATTTTGTTTCCCAAAATATTCCAGTCTGTTGAACAATGGCTAACAAGCGAGTATCACGTATTTGTAGCAAAAGGATTTGTCGACTTAACCACAACACAGAAATGTAAAATTAAAGCAAATGAATTTATGCCAATTGAACTTATTTTAAAAGAATGGAAACAGATCTTTAAAGCATCTCTAACACTACCTAATACTTTTGATACAACATTACTAAAAAACCTCGAAGAAACATTAGTCGATGGTAGCATTCCACTAGAAATTTTGTTTTGTGAAAATGGCAAAAACTTGTGTTTAATAACCAATAAAAAAATTGCACTCGATGATAACACGCTCTATACACTAGCAAAGCACAATATTTCTGCACAAATCAAGTTATAA